The genomic DNA TCCCAGCCAGTCATGGTATTACGACGCCCTTTTGTGAAAGCTTAAAAGAGGTGGGTAACGGCACCCAGCTGGCCCTCACCTTCATTTCTGAATCTGCACCTGACTCACTGAGAACCTCATCGCACTAGATTGGCAGCCCGAAAATCTGGTCTGTTATGGCCCGACTGTGTGTTCTTGGCTGACCCACGTCAGTCTAGTGAGGAAACTGTCTTCATTCTTGAACCTATTGTAACCAGAAGCCCCTCATACACcttcagttttaacattttatttcactgggGCTGACATTGGGACATTGTTTTGCAATTCATAAACCCTTCATCCAATTTTTATGTAAATACCCTCAAATTGAAGCTGAAAGTCTGCACTtgaatttcatttcaaatccaTTGTGGTAGCGTACAGGGCCATAATTCTGGAAAGTGTATCACTATCGAAAATATATAACTGCAAAAGTTGTTTGCTTGTCGTCTGGCTAACAGACATGATAAAACATAAGTTCAGGCTTTTCACAAGAAAGCCTTATGTTGCTATTTTGGTGTCCTTTTCATACATTTAGTGCAGTTAGATCACAGAAATCTCCTCATTTTGGGTTCATACAGATGTTGTTCACAAACGAACTctgtatgtatgaaatgtatAACCCCGCGATCAAAACCCTGACTTTAGAATAATGATGCACACTGAGTCATGCCATGTTACATTGATACCGACAGCATTGTCTTTCATTATACACACCATACTGGTTTGACTTGATGACTACTGTGCCCTGGATTTCAATAGACTGTTCCTCTGTGAAGAGCAGAACATacaatgatttaaaaagaaaaaaaagggtgtaaCGGTTGTAATTCAAAAGAAGGTGTGGCGATGTTTTCAAACGCCTGCAGCAACAGAAATCGTAgggttaggtttttttttttagttatcATCAGGTAGTCGTTTGTGGATCTGACGATAtttcaagtttttatttatgtagagTATTTTAAATAATCATAGCTCCTCCAATAAAGACACATTATATAACAtctgtattatattatattgacATTCAATATGTTTGTCTAAcaacaggacaggacaggataCTTTACTTTTATTGACACGTATATttataaacactttttttgtgtgtatttagtCATAACCAAATTACTGATTAAATTAATCATCTGACCTGATTATGGCAGAAGAAAAGTTCAGGGTTAATCAAAGTTAGTCAGGTGGGTAAAGCAAATTTCAAGGAAATCTTTCGGTTTGGAGTTTGGAAATCACCAAGTCATTCGGCTTTCTCCTCTAGGAAATGTATAACATTTAGAAAAGTTTTTTGACTGAAAGTACTTTGAAGAACAAATGGTGTaaaacttttttcattttacttaAATGGTTTTATTGGCGGTGTCCCATTATGAGCACTTGCACATGTGTTAATAGGGTGTTGCCCATAAAACATGAGTGCCTCCTCGGGTTCATCTGggaagttgttgttttaaaaaaactggaGGATCTAGTCTGTCGAGAGCTCTCTAAATGAACCAATGCACCATTGTCAAATATTGACAATGGTGCCAATGAAAAGCACACCCTTGAGTGTGATGTTGTGATTTTACAACTTGGTGACCGACGAAAATAAGATCATCTAATGCGCTCAAATAAAGGTGTTACCTGTTTCTCTGAATATACACAGGGTCTCTATACCCCATAATGTAATATCACAATCAACTCTTCTCTTTTAATTTTTCTATTTGggcttttaattttaattgaCCAAAAATATCTTCCATAACTGACATTGAAGTACACCTTTTTGCATAATATTGCTTACATATATCTTCCTAATCAATTGAAATGGACCTTATGGAACTCAATGAAGTCATACCTAATATGGATAAATTATGGCCGGGAAGAACTATACTTTTGTTGAAGAAATTCCCAGAGGACAAACAGCTTCATGTCGTAGTTGGTAAAGGCGAAGCTTATGTATGAAAACAGAAACCACCAGGTGGCTTGTGAAATCACCAAAGGATCAATATCTTCATCCAGAAATTTCAAGGAATTATCAGTGCCTCCTAATGGCTTTAAATTCCTTGAAACATTAAAATCCCAGCCTGGCAAAACAAGATAACGCACTCATGCGCAAATAATTTGAAGAATGATTTTAAGGCACATGAGGCAACACAGTAGCCTAAATATTAAACCCTCATTttttagtaaaagaaaaatgatacGATTCCTCAAACTCATTGGACTTGGTTTATTTTCTGTGAAGAACATATAACAGAACCCATTTTCAATGACCACACACTGTACACCCCCTACATATTTATATTACATACAGGGTGTTTAGGTCCACTGGACCCGGGGCTAATAAAAGTGGGGAAATTGTAGGTCCTGTGTACCTTCACTCTGTACTGTCTGGGCCTGctgttagagtgtgtgtgtgtgtgtgtgtgtgtgtgtgtgtgtgtgtgtgtgtgcgtgtgagttttgtgtttctgcaccTGTCATTCCCTCACATTGTTTCAAAATGCAAGTACCAACAACATCTGATCTCACATTCCCACACATTTTACCCTCTGTCTTGCGGGGACCAATCTTTATATTCTCATACTCTATCCCAGCTTCAAATTGGGGGTGGAAAGAAAGCCAAGAATGTGGTACTCATGAGTACACTGCACAGGGACGGGAGAATCTGTGTCCAGGAGCATCAAAAACCAGAGATCATTGTGGATTATGATGTCACCAAAGGAGCAGTGGACATCATGGACAGGCTGGTGACTGCCTACAGCTGCAAAAAAAGGACCCTACACTGGCCACTGGTGATATTCTTTGACATATTGAACATCTCTGCGTACAACGCCTTTGGCATCTGGATGGCATTGAACCAGAGTGGAACAGAGGGAAGCTCCAGAGGAGACGCCTCTTCTCAAGGAAATGGGAAAGGTACTGGTGAGACCTCAAATCCAGAGAAGACAGCATGTTCCAAGAGCCCCAGCCTCTGCAGCCATTGTGAGGAAGATTCAGGAGGAGAATGCTGGTTCCCCATCCACCCAACCTACAgaaccaccatcaccatcaacTTGTGTTATGTAAACTGACCTGAATGGGTTAAAttacaaattcaaataaattaaaatcaaGAGTTAAAACCTTGCTTCATTTGTGAATGTGTTGAATTTCTTCCATTCATATCTTGATTataacagattttctttttttatcacattttacaaaaaaacccccaaaaaaccgAGTAGCACTTTAATCCATAAAAGCGTTCTAACAAAGGTAAAAGGCAAATATTAACCATATATGCTGTTCATGTTGCTTGTAATAATGATGAAGTAAATGTCTGTTGAGTATTTTAACAaaactgttttatgttgaattaAAGGCCAAAAAATTCAGACCCACGAACACTGGCTTAGTAACCAAAATACGAACACCACACAAGGGTTAAATACTGCTTCCTCTTAACCAATATAACACATGATAATTTATttgttaaattgaattaaatgttgtttttaatctgaatcAGCAAACTAACTACTTATAAAAGGTATCCAACAAATGTAGTGGGGTTAAAAGCACAATATCTCTGTTGGATTGTATAGTAGTGGAGTAGAAATGTAAAtaagcagacatttttaatTCTTAAGTACAGGTACCACAAAACTAGACATGAGtaaacttgagtaaatgtacttagatACTTCCACCAATGCATGTGACACAGCCTCCATTGTTTGTCCTTTAATAAAGCACTGCATTCAGACTCTGGTCATAAAGAATAGCTGGCGCTAATTAACTAGGCAAAAGAACGACGCACCCACGGGTGTGGGGCACAATTACTTGATGAGTAACTTAACGTCTGATTTTTCAATGGCCTATTATTGAGGTAAAAATAGAGAGGGCCAGCGACGTCATTCAACAACAGCAGGTGGGGCAACGTCGTGTCAAAACCCAGCACTGTCAACAACAGTACTCAAactgcattttctgtttatcatcttttaacttggcgactttcacaatacacaaaacaaaaccatgtgATCACATGtaacacaacagaaaaatcCCCCCTCAGTGAAACATCCCTGAATaagcaaatgtaaaaaaaaagaaagaaaaaggagtaCCAAATTGGGAGGCTGCTGCTCTAGCCAAAAGGGTGAGTTCTTAAAATGGAATCCAGTCAAAATTCGGTGGCACCAGGAGTTCCCCACTAGATACAATTGGTAATTGTTGGCCACCCTACTGGCACCTCACTgatcaacaaaaaaagaaaactttaaaacagaAGAAGTGATAATGAGATGTGAAGCATGCATGCCTATGCACAGTATGTCAGTTTCCTCCCGTCAGAGCAATGTGTAACACGATGACATCAACATTGGTTTTTGCATCAAGAACAttcttgtcttgttttttttacgtCACAAGTTCAGTGATGCATTGAATAATTAAACAAAGACTCTGGAAACCAACTGGGTGAAAAGTATGTAAGACGTCAATTCAACGTCTTTGTCTTTCAGTCTTGTTCAAGTTGCGTCATTATAGGatcaaaatgaaagtttttatgttttcaatttagACATATTTTCAACTTCAATCACAGACTTCCAAAACTTCCTGTAGTTCAAAATTGAAGTATTAAACATAGCTCAATTTTACTCAAAGCTGTAAAAGCTACAGGGTTTAATCAAACCTTGAGACTCGACTTTAGAACATGGGGCACACGCTCTCTTGAGTGAGCTACTGAGGCACCTGTCTTCATTCACTATCAGCATCACATGGTTGTTGACAGCAAGTGAAGACTGGATGGGTCTTTTGCATTTCCATTATTACATTGAAGAAGGGAGTCTGCAGGGTGCCCTGGTAGCTCACCTGTTAAAAGTTCAGGTTTGAGATTTGATTGTCAACTGGACATCAATAGTGAACGTTAAAAGAtgtcaaaaaatattttttgagattgttttgtgcctaaatttaacacgttttttgttgttgatgttgaaaaTAAGaacaacagaaccagagagaAAAACTCAATTGTATGAATTGTAGAAATTTTCAGGGAGCagaaaagaccaaaaaatattaaagaaaaaaattcaactCACATAAATATAGAGATTTAGGTActtctgtttaaaaaatgtcttaaagTGCACACAAGATCACAAGCCAACATTGCTGGAACTAAATAGGGTGTGGAAAGGTGTGTGACATGATTACAGGTTTATTTCCCCAAGCGACAATAGAGGAGGTGCACCTCAGAACTGtcacaaataaaaaatggaaacacaccCAATCCCTGACGTTTTTCTGAATGTGTCTGGCGTGAATATTTTCGACACCTGTACAGTATATAAAGAGCAGCTGTTCTGGTAAGCTGTAGTATCTCCATCGAGGACAACTAATATCTGACCTGTTCATCATGATGAAGCTGATCCTTTCTCTGACTCTCATCTGGGCACTCTCCAGCACAGGTAACTCTATTACTCTtactttaaacttttttactcactttaaatgttttcattaaaaaaaaatcttaaaagtcTTACTCTTAACATCAGTTTAATAGTTTCATAGCCTTTTAGATAAGTCTTGTATGGTACATTTGAATGTTACAGTATGGCAGTAAGAGACAGAGTCTAAAGAGGTGATGAAATAATGACGACTTCGATTAATGTCCTACAAACTAGACACCAATTACACAACATTGTGTAATTTAAAATCCAGTTGCacaagaggaggaagagtttTAAGCCTTCACAGAAGATCAGAGACCTTCAGACATTTGATTTTACATTTGAGATGTGATCATCATTCATTAACTGTTTTTCTCCTTATTGCAGCTGGAGCACTTGAGTGTCAAACTTGCACCAATACACAGTGTTCAAGCCAGGCGCCTGTGACATGCGCTTCAGAGACGATGTGTATAACAGCTAATATTCAAGGTATTCATTTCTTTACGTCATCTATTCTAATTCAgtgaaatatactgtatgtagtgTTGTGAGTCCAACATTAACAAACTAACCTTTGATTTTGTAGCCAATTCATCTGGAGTGACAGTGCCACAGATCTTCAAGGGATGTGCATCTTCCTCACTGTGTCCAGCCACAGGCCCTCAGACATTTTCAGTCAACTTGGGTGCTTCCGGTGCAGTTACATCTGCTGAATGCTGCAACACAGATAACTGTAACGCAGCAACTCTACCTGGTAAGTATAGacagaatataaaataaaatatattaacaaaTAGAACACTGGCATCTtctaagatgtttgattttcatcatgaaacactttaatgttttcttttcttcgagtgaatgattttgttcttttgtctttcagcTCCCGCGACTCCGACAGCCAACAGCCTACAGTGTAACTCTTGTACCAACCAACTATGCAACACTGCGATAACATGCAGGGGAAACGAGGACCGATGCTTTCAAGCGAGTTGTGAGTCTTTACGATACAGTACATCACATATTGTCTAAATAAATGTCGCTTCCTGAAAGTCTTTAGAAGAAGTCACTACATGTGAACTCTAGAAAATCAACCAGTTGAGGGACATTATTAAATATAGTAACTAAAGCACTGAACGTATGTTTAATGTTGAGGTACGTTGATATATACATCTGAGAGGCAAATGTACATTTCACTGCACTGAAATAATATGAAAGCTATTGTGAGTTATagaagattaaataaaaaatcaaacacagacaattTTTCAAGAAGCCCACATTTGAATTAGGCATCAGAGTTGGCTCCATctactgaaaaaaatgaatatggtGAACCTAATTGTTCTTAAGATTAagtttcttagttttttttctttctttgtaataGTATTTGAACATTGCTTATTTTTTTAGGTAAAGTGAAGAATCTGAATAGTTCTTCATGAAATCATTAACAAACAACATCATGCATCAAGACtgatttgaaattgtttttaattttttgtatcTACAGTGACAAATTCAGGCACCACTTCTCCAGCCTTTGGCTGTACATCTTCAAACATATGTACAGCTGCTCCAGCCCTGGGTAGCCTACCTTTCATGGGAAGTGTTGGGACACTCAACAGTGGACCGACCTGTTGTGGGACCAGTTTGTGTAATGCTATCATGGCAACAACAAcgactgctgcccccacaaccacgacaactgctgcccccacaaccacaacaactgctgcccccacaaccacaactactgcagccccgacaaccacaacaactgctgcccccacaaccacaactactgcagccccgacaaccacaacaactgctgccccgactaccacaacaactgctgcccccacaaccacaacaactgctgccccgacaaccacaacaactgctgccccgactaccacaacaactgcagcccccacaaccacaacaaccgCTGCCCCGActaccacaacaactgctgcccccacaaccacaacaactgctgccccgacaaccacaacaactgctgccccgactACCACAACAACTtctgcccccacaaccacgacgactgctgccccgactaccacaacaactgctgccccgactaccacaacaactgctgccccccacaaccacaacaactgctgccccgcctaccacaacaactgctgccccaactgctgccccaacaactgctgcccctgCAACTGCTGCCCCAACGACAGCTGCCCCTGCAACTGCTGCCCCAACGACTGCTGCCCCAGCAACTGCTGCCCCAACGACTGCTGCCCCTGCAACTGCTGCCCCAACGACTGTTGCCCCCGCAACTGCTGCCCCAACGACTGCTGCCCCCGcaactgctgccccaacaacagCTGCCCCAGCAACTGCTGCCCCAACGACTGCTGCCCCTGCAACTGCTGCACCTGCAACTGCTGCTCCCGCAACTGCTGCCCCAACGACTGCTGCCCCCGcaactgctgccccaacaacagCTGCCCCCGCAACTGCTGCCCCAACGACTGCTGCCCCTGCAACTGCTGCACCTGCAACTGCTGCTCCCGcaactgctgccccaacaacagCTGCCCCTGCAACTGCTGCCCCAACGACTGCTGCCCCTGCAACTGCTGCCCCAACCACTACTGCCAGTGATGCCTGCTGTATCAGATTAGGTATGATCCATCTTCTCCTTGGACTCCTTATCTTTACCCTGTGTTAGAACAGGGTAACAGGGATGCTCCACCTATGAAGCCACCAGGACTCTGCAATGGTGATGCCTGGAACTGTGTTACTGCGTGATGCTGTGTTTAGTTGGCAGTtggaaaacatcttttttctttgtctctgtcatttGGACAACAATTTTATGTCACAGTATACATCTTGAAAAGGACAAGCAACATTAGCTGTGTGGTGAATAATGACGATGATTTCTCAGCACTGAGCAGTTACCTGAAGTGAAGCACACGTCTCAACAATGGTGTAACAAGTCTTCTGTAATGTATTTAATTTCAATGCATGTGGCTGTTGTCACCTATGATATATTCGCATTAATTTATCCTttctttaattatattttatttaaatattctaACAAATTATGTACATCTTTTGCATTGTATTCTTTGATTCATTACTTCCCTTCAAGTGATGAATCCTAGGGCAGTATTTTAGTGGAATGTATTAAGGTCTACTGTAATGTTTATTCTAACCTGTTTTAATAAAGCTTTTCTCAAATGAGACAACAGCAGTTGTGTTTTACtctaaaagacaaagaaataaagaatcAATTAAGTCATTTTCACGTAAAGAGTTTTTTATACTACTGATTTATACAATAATGAAAACGTACTAGGAGTTAATATCTCAGTCATTAAACATTTCTGATGCTGTTTAAGGTTTATTAGAATAGgctatttttaaacaaaacagcaaaactaAGCAAAACCCCAATTACAAACTGATAATATTACCAGCCCATATAAATCAAGTTATTTTCAAGTTATAATCTGTTATTTTATGTGATGGTTTATTTGCTTTGACAAAGTGTTGAACCTTTTTTGGCCCTTCACAGTCACTGACCCTCAGATTACTCTCTCTCCTTGAGGTTAAGCTTAGTCTTAAAAAGGTTGATGACCCATGTTCTACTTATAAAGCAGATTTTACTTTGTGGTGAATGAACTTGCATTTATAAACGCTTTTCCATTCTACTTACCACTCAAAGCATtgcattcacccattcacacacattcatagaCTGTTGGCAGAGGCTGCACCAAATAACTACCATGGGCAAGATTTGCCTCTTTTGCCGCTCCCAGCACATTGTTTCCCTCGGACCTGACGGACCTGTCTGTGAATATCTCTGCTTTCCTTgctccccttttctctctgacaGTGAGTTGACACTGGCTCTGCTGCAGTGTCCACACAGTTTCAGCTCCTCCCACTCTTGTCAGACGTAAATTAATTGTGCTATTGTTCTCTACTCTCCCAAgcctttttatatatatatctttttaaataaaaatgtaaaatcttaaTCAGTTTAATCAGTGTTTCCCTATGGTGTCGAACACAGTAtccaaaatgtgtatttttccaGGCATTGTTTGGATAAAACAACAGGTTTCATTGATATATTTCAAATAGTAGTATTattaaataattcagtgtgttattatcattattatttaatacTATATACTCTCATGTCCCAAATTTCAAGCACGTCCATtcgtccatgagtagatgctTGTGTCTTTGCAGCGATGCAATGTAAAGAGCAATTGGTTCCTACCAGAAACAGAACAAGGAATATTCTTGAGTATCCGGGTCATGATTTCCTGAAAGATAAAATGACTATTGAGGTTTACATCTTTTTGACACTTTGAACACCACAAGTAAAAGTCCAGCACTCAAAGTATTACTGCAAAAGTGCAAAGGATTATGTTCTAAGTACAATAAGTAAGGACTCATTATGGCCCATATCCGAATAATGTAAATCATATTATTAAATTATCATCATTGATGCAattatattatcattactaTAACGCTGCAGCTAATGAAGGTGAAACCCATTTTTTACTCCCAGGGAATTTGTGAATTCCACCAAGGGATCAAAGTTTTAGCATTAGAAAGTagcagaaaacagagaagacttGAATAAATGCACTTAGTTACTTCTTACCACTGCATCTAACACAGCtaacattgtttttcatttcataaaacacTGTGTCCCAACATAGATTATAGAAGTTGCTAATGAACAAAGCACAAAGAATGACACACAGGTAACCTAAATGAACAGGCCGGTAAAACCACATCTGAGTTACAATGGCCTATTCAACAACAACAGGCGGGGCAACACAGCGCCGCCAAAAATAATAACCAAACAGTGTATCCTTTTAATTTAGCCAACATCTTCAGGACACAAAACTAGAATCTGTGTGATTGTACACCTGcaacaaacatttcaaacttCACAAAGCAGAAGGCGGTAAAAAGCGTGTAACACTATATTTGTATATCCTACAAAGATCAAACACCAAAAAATGACATTGAACTCTCTTCGCTGTACAATCTGAATGAACAGTCCTTTAGAATTTTTGAGTAATCCTTCACAAGTAAACACTGCTGGAAATAAAGCGGGCGTGGAAAGGTGTGTGGACATGATTACAGTCGTTACATTGTTCCCTGAGATTTTTAAGCTTGCATATGTCAAATTTATGTCACACCTGTACAGTATAAGAGGAGCAGGTGTTCTGGTAGGCTCACCATCCAGGACAACTGATCTCCAGCACCGACCTGTTCATCACGATGAAGCCGATCCTTTCTCTGACTCTCATCTGGGCACTCTCCAGCACAGGTAACccttttttctgaaataagagTTTCTGCAAGTATAGACAATATAATCTAAAACTTTGAAGAAGATTTTCCATTTTTACGTATCCTTGAGTTTTATATGTAAGACTTATCTGAACCCCAGAGGTTGAATTTGAATGTTATAGTATAGCAGTAGAGTTTTTAGCCTTCACACGTGATCAGAGACCTTCAGACATTTGATTTGTCATTTGAGATGTGATCGTCATTCATTAactgtttttctcctcatggCAGCTGGAGCACTTGTGTGTCAAACCTGCACCGATACACAGTGTTCAAGCCAGACAGCTGTGACATGTACTTCAGAGACGATGTGTGTAACAGCTAATATTCAAGGTATTCATTTCTTTACGTCATCTATTCTAATTCAGtgaaatatactgtatgcaGTGTTGTGAGTCCAACATTAACAAACTAACCTTTGATTTTGTAGCCACTTCATCTGGAGTGACAGTGCCACAGATTTTCAAGGGATGTGCATCTTCCTCACTGTGTCTAGCACCAGGCTCTCAGACATTTTCAGTCAACTTGGGTGCTTCCAGTGCAGTTACATCTGCTGAGTGCTGCAACACAGATAACTGCAACACAGCAACTTTAGATCGTAAGTATAGacagaatataaaataaaatatattaacaaaTAGAACACTGGCATCTtct from Sparus aurata chromosome 11, fSpaAur1.1, whole genome shotgun sequence includes the following:
- the LOC115591505 gene encoding ice-structuring glycoprotein-like, producing MKLILSLTLIWALSSTAGALECQTCTNTQCSSQAPVTCASETMCITANIQANSSGVTVPQIFKGCASSSLCPATGPQTFSVNLGASGAVTSAECCNTDNCNAATLPAPATPTANSLQCNSCTNQLCNTAITCRGNEDRCFQASLTNSGTTSPAFGCTSSNICTAAPALGSLPFMGSVGTLNSGPTCCGTSLCNAIMATTTTAAPTTTTTAPATAAPTTAAPATAAPTTAAPATAAPTTVAPATAAPTTAAPATAAPTTAAPATAAPTTAAPATAAPATAAPATAAPTTAAPATAAPTTAAPATAAPTTAAPATAAPATAAPATAAPTTAAPATAAPTTAAPATAAPTTTASDACCIRLEQGNRDAPPMKPPGLCNGDAWNCVTA
- the LOC115591506 gene encoding phospholipase A2 inhibitor and Ly6/PLAUR domain-containing protein-like, which produces MKPILSLTLIWALSSTAGALVCQTCTDTQCSSQTAVTCTSETMCVTANIQATSSGVTVPQIFKGCASSSLCLAPGSQTFSVNLGASSAVTSAECCNTDNCNTATLDPPATPTANTLQCNSCTNQLCNTPVTCRGNEDQCFQASCESLRYTLSHHVIHLERSAESQTAG